A region of the Candidatus Eisenbacteria bacterium genome:
GGGGAGCATCGAGCCCCGCCGGATCGTGAATTGGTTCGACAATGGGCCGACCGATCACTTCATCCAGTTCGAGGTCGAGGGGGGGCCCTCAGGGCGCCGCTGCTTCGCGGTCACCGAGAACCACATCATCTTCACGCCCGATGGCGAAGTTCCGGCGGGCGAGCTCGAAGTCGGTGACGAGGTGCTGGCATCGGTGGGCGACTACACGTTGACCGATGACCAGCTGCAGCTCTTGATGGGGGGCGGCCTGGGCGATGGCTCGATTCGCATGGCGGGAACCCACACCGCGTCGTTCCGCGTCGCGCATGGTCCCGAGCAGCTCGAGTACGTCGAATGGAAGCACCGGATGCTTCAGCCGTTCTCTCATACCCTTGGGAAAATGGGTCGTGGAACTGGATTCGACACGGTCGCGATGCCGGCCGTCGCAGGCCTGCGGGCACACCTCTACGACTCGGAAGGCGGTCGCATTGCGACCGCGACGCTGCTCGATCGCCTCGACGCGCGCGGTCTAGCGGTGTGGTATGGCGACGACGGCAGCTTCATGGGCTCGTTCGAGAAGTGGGGCAACGGCAAGGCCGTTCTCTACAACAAGTCTCTCAGCGAGGAAGCGCGCGAGTCGGTCATGGAGTCGCTGGAGCGTCTCGGCGTCGGAAGACCTCGCGACGATGGTCGTGGCTTCTGGTTCAATTCCGAGCAGACGGCTCGTCTGCACGCTCTCATCGCTCCCTACGTGCATCCCTCTCTGAGCTATAAGCTCCATCCCAGCCAGCGCGGAAAGTTCAACTGGGAAGCCGCACCCGCGAGCGCTTCACCCATAGCCGAGGACCTCGAAGGTCGCCGCGAACGGCGCGCCGTTGCGGCGCGGATCACGAAGAAGTACGTCAAACCCGAGACGCGTGGGATGCACCGCTTCGACATCGAGGTCGAGGGGAACCACACCTACTTGGTCGACGGCGTCGTGGTGCACAACTCGCCGGAGACCACGGCGGGTGGTCGCGCGCTCAAGTTCTACGCGTCGATTCGCATGGACATCCGCCGCATCGCCACGCTCAAGGAAGGCGACCGAGCCATCGGCAACCGCACCAAGGTCAAGGTGGTCAAGAACAAGGTCGCCGCGCCTTTCCGCGAAGCGGAGTTCGACATCCTCTATAACGAGGGGATCTCGCGCGAAGGCGAGATCATCGACATGGCGACCGAGAAGAACGTGATCGAGAAGGCCGGCACCTGGTTCAGCTTCGGCGAGGAGCGCATCGGCCAGGGCCGTGAAAATGCGCGACTGTTTCTCAAGGAACATGCCGATATCCGTGGACAGATCGAGGCCAAGCTGCTGCCGATGATGGGCCTCAAGCCCGCGGCTCCCGCGGCTCCCGCGGCTCCAGCGGCTCCACCGGCCTCGCCGGCGCCGACGGCTCCGCCGGCCAAGCCTGGACTTCCGAGCACGGCCGCCAAGCCGCAGCCGGCGATGGTGGCGAGCGGAGATCGAAAACGTTAGGACGGGCCGCGTCGCTCATGGAGGAACGACATGAAACCGCCCATGTGTCCACAGTGCTCGGTCACTCTGGAACAAGGCTTCACCGTGGACCGCTCGCATTACAGCTTCGGGCATCCCAGCAAGTGGGTGAGTGGTAGTCCGGAGCGGTCCTTTCTGTTCGGAGTGAAGACCGAGGGGCGGAAGCGATTCACGCTCGCCGCCTACCGCTGCCCGCAGTGCGGGCGGGTCGACTTCTACGCCCCCGAAGGGTGATGCGCCCATGAGGGCGGTTTCCTGGCGTCAGGCGATCGGCATTCCCCTCAACGTCTTCTTGTTCCTCTTCCTGATGGTGATGGGATGGGGGAGCTGGCAGGGGTTCTTCTCGCATCCGGTACGAGTCGGGGTGGTGATCCTGCACCTGCTGATGATCCCGGTGATGACGTTCAGCACGTCGGGGCGCAGCAAAGGCCTCAAGCATTCACCGGACTGGAAGCCCTTCTTCCCGCTGCTGGTCTTCCATTCGCTGTTCACCGCGTTCCTCATGCCCTACATGGACGCGCGTGATCAGTGGGTGCTTCCCGGCGGAGATGCCCTGCGCTGGGCCGGGTTCCTGGTGCTGGCGCTGGGCGTGTCGCTGCGACTCGGCCCGATGCTCGAGCTCGGAAGGCGCTTCGTCTCGGTCGTGGCGCTGCAGCCCGACCACACGGTTCACACCGGCGGCTTCTATACCTGGGTGCGGCATCCGTCCTACCTCGGCATTCTGCTCATGGACCTGGGTTTCGCGGGGGTCTTCCGCAGCGCCGTGGCGCTGGCTCTCATGCCGGTGGTGATCTGGATGTTCAAGCGCCGGATGGACGTCGAAGAGGCGTTCATGGTCGACCAGTTCGGCGGTGAGTATCGCGACTACATGGGGCGCACGCGCCGCATCGTGCCCGGAGTGTACTGATGAGGTGGATCGTGATCGCACTGCTGTTCGCGGCCTCGTGGGGCTGCCAGAGCAATCCGCGGTCAGGCTCTTCCAAGCAGGAGACAGCGTCTTCGGACGATCCACGCGCGCGCTTCCGCTGCGCCGGAAACGAACCGGGCTGGAATCTGACGATCTCATCCGACAGCCTGGTGTTCGTGGGCGACTATGGCGAGGTCCGAGCCGCTTACCCCTGGGTCGAGCCGCGGACAGGCAATGGGATGTGGGTCTACGAGTACGTGAACGCGAGCGTCCCCGGCGGATTTGCGCGCCTGACCGTCCTCATCGTCCGGGATTCGTGCAGCGACGGGATGTCGGACAAGACTTACGAATACCAGGCGAGGGTGATGCACCAGCTCAAGGGCTACGTGGGATGCGCAACACGGCTGTAAGAGAACGGCGCGACTCCATGGCGGGCACACGACGCATCCTGCCCGGAGTGCACTGATGAGGTGGTGCGCGGCGATGCTGGTCGGGGCGGCCTTGGGTTGCGGGAGCGGCTCGGAGCAGCCATCCCCAGCCACGGACTCGCAACCCCCTCCGCCGGGCGCGGAAGCGCCCGCACCCACCGAACACACCGCGACCCCGGGGGCGGACCCACGCTTTCGTTGCGTCGGCAACGAGCCCGGCTGGACTCTGGCGATCCGGCCGGACAGCCTGGTGTTCGTTGGCGACTATGGGGAAGTGCGCGCCGCGTACCCGGGCGTTGCTCCCCGAGTTGGCGATGGGATCTGGTACTACGAGAGCGTGAACCGCTCGGTGTCGAGCGGGTACTCCCGTCTCACCGCCATCGTGGTGCGCGACTCGTGCAACGATGGCAT
Encoded here:
- a CDS encoding isoprenylcysteine carboxylmethyltransferase family protein, with the translated sequence MRAVSWRQAIGIPLNVFLFLFLMVMGWGSWQGFFSHPVRVGVVILHLLMIPVMTFSTSGRSKGLKHSPDWKPFFPLLVFHSLFTAFLMPYMDARDQWVLPGGDALRWAGFLVLALGVSLRLGPMLELGRRFVSVVALQPDHTVHTGGFYTWVRHPSYLGILLMDLGFAGVFRSAVALALMPVVIWMFKRRMDVEEAFMVDQFGGEYRDYMGRTRRIVPGVY
- the recA gene encoding recombinase RecA → MMPNSPSAKEKVKALDLALQQIEKQFGKGSIVKLGEPNALVPVEVIPSGSIALDLALGVGGVPRGRVIEIYGPESSGKTTLALTIISNAQKLGGNAVFIDAEHALDAAYAQKLGVDITNLHVAQPDTGEEALEIADTLVRSGAVDVVVIDSVAALVPRAEIEGEMGDSHVGLQARLMSQALRKLTGSISKSKTCVIFINQIRMQIGVMFGCFHYNTRVTLADGTSEKIGKIVNQKMPVEVLSCDPKTGSIEPRRIVNWFDNGPTDHFIQFEVEGGPSGRRCFAVTENHIIFTPDGEVPAGELEVGDEVLASVGDYTLTDDQLQLLMGGGLGDGSIRMAGTHTASFRVAHGPEQLEYVEWKHRMLQPFSHTLGKMGRGTGFDTVAMPAVAGLRAHLYDSEGGRIATATLLDRLDARGLAVWYGDDGSFMGSFEKWGNGKAVLYNKSLSEEARESVMESLERLGVGRPRDDGRGFWFNSEQTARLHALIAPYVHPSLSYKLHPSQRGKFNWEAAPASASPIAEDLEGRRERRAVAARITKKYVKPETRGMHRFDIEVEGNHTYLVDGVVVHNSPETTAGGRALKFYASIRMDIRRIATLKEGDRAIGNRTKVKVVKNKVAAPFREAEFDILYNEGISREGEIIDMATEKNVIEKAGTWFSFGEERIGQGRENARLFLKEHADIRGQIEAKLLPMMGLKPAAPAAPAAPAAPPASPAPTAPPAKPGLPSTAAKPQPAMVASGDRKR